One stretch of Thermococcus sp. M36 DNA includes these proteins:
- a CDS encoding 7-cyano-7-deazaguanine synthase, translated as MPAVGDVVEEIKRFSKESGLSGKRILVLFSGGKDSSLALYLLKEAGLDVSALTFFHRWSWRETLNWAMGFTKRLGVEHFLVDVTDGLLREAVGRKGPICINCKKVMLWNAKWFALNNGFDVLAKGDNANDKIIGALLDQCKTNIRLCELPKIGVPFFRPLIKYTAEEVEALADEAGIKPYRMYEHARRRQWREGCPLQYIDREETVTPELMDLAYKANYEVSKIARKRKVRVSVRVPSFEIMCWDCDGETLREVESVVREFKGKR; from the coding sequence ATGCCCGCGGTTGGAGATGTTGTTGAGGAGATAAAGAGGTTTTCCAAGGAGAGCGGGCTTTCCGGGAAGAGGATACTCGTCCTGTTCTCCGGTGGAAAGGACAGTTCGCTCGCCTTATACCTGCTGAAAGAGGCCGGCCTGGACGTTTCAGCCCTCACATTCTTCCACCGCTGGAGCTGGAGGGAGACGCTGAACTGGGCGATGGGCTTCACCAAAAGGCTCGGCGTCGAGCACTTCCTGGTGGACGTAACCGACGGTCTTCTGCGCGAAGCAGTTGGGAGAAAGGGGCCGATATGCATCAACTGCAAGAAGGTAATGCTCTGGAACGCCAAGTGGTTCGCCCTCAACAACGGCTTTGACGTCCTTGCCAAGGGCGACAACGCGAACGACAAGATAATAGGGGCCCTCCTTGACCAGTGCAAAACCAACATACGGCTCTGCGAACTGCCGAAAATTGGAGTGCCGTTCTTCAGACCGCTGATAAAGTACACCGCTGAAGAGGTCGAAGCCCTGGCCGATGAAGCGGGAATAAAACCCTACCGCATGTACGAGCACGCCCGGAGGAGGCAGTGGCGCGAGGGCTGTCCGCTCCAGTACATAGATCGGGAGGAGACGGTAACCCCCGAGCTGATGGATTTGGCTTACAAGGCAAACTACGAGGTGAGCAAGATTGCGAGGAAGCGTAAAGTCCGCGTGAGCGTCAGGGTTCCTAGCTTTGAGATAATGTGCTGGGACTGTGACGGGGAAACCCTGAGAGAGGTTGAATCCGTTGTGAGAGAGTTTAAGGGCAAACGGTGA
- a CDS encoding VIT1/CCC1 transporter family protein codes for MDEMLRLARDFYKDEYADSVLYAQLAKIEKDDEIKNEFLRLSNIESKHAKFWHDFIKRHGGEVPKPSVKRLTIFSVKLLRRILGPGSVASLLEMGENSAIQKYFRYLTTYADRFSEEEMREIKEVILDELEHEKFFYKSKERFHVENTRDLVLGMNDGLVEILGAVTGLSAVYPNNPQLVGISGLIVGVAGALSMAIGTFVSVRSQRQVKESIRDRMEVLFRVSPDRAAEELIDKLVEGGMPEEVARDVARELADNSDAIMGLLLPEAEENEIRAALYTGLSYLAGVAFPVTPYFLASSSLTALPFSILLAGSALAIVATLISLLSGISIRKKVAEMVTTGLGAAFLSYLFGRLMEALFNVSAL; via the coding sequence ATGGACGAGATGCTCAGGCTCGCGAGGGACTTTTATAAAGACGAATACGCCGACTCAGTCCTCTACGCCCAGCTCGCAAAGATAGAGAAGGACGATGAGATAAAGAACGAATTCCTCAGGCTTTCCAACATCGAATCAAAGCACGCCAAGTTCTGGCACGACTTTATAAAACGACACGGTGGGGAAGTTCCAAAGCCTTCCGTGAAGAGGCTCACAATCTTCAGCGTCAAGCTCCTCAGAAGAATTCTCGGGCCGGGCTCAGTCGCTTCTCTCCTGGAAATGGGTGAAAACAGCGCGATACAGAAGTACTTCAGGTACCTCACAACCTACGCCGACAGGTTCAGCGAGGAGGAGATGAGGGAGATAAAGGAGGTCATACTCGACGAGCTGGAGCATGAGAAGTTCTTCTACAAGAGCAAGGAGCGCTTCCACGTTGAGAACACGCGAGATCTCGTCCTCGGCATGAATGACGGACTGGTCGAAATCCTCGGTGCAGTGACGGGTCTCTCCGCAGTCTATCCCAACAACCCACAGCTCGTCGGAATAAGCGGCCTCATCGTTGGAGTTGCAGGGGCGCTTTCGATGGCAATAGGCACCTTCGTCTCCGTCCGCTCCCAGAGGCAGGTGAAGGAATCAATCCGCGACAGGATGGAGGTTCTCTTCCGGGTCTCTCCGGACAGGGCCGCGGAGGAGCTGATTGACAAGCTTGTTGAGGGAGGCATGCCGGAAGAAGTGGCAAGGGACGTGGCAAGAGAGCTTGCCGACAACAGCGATGCGATAATGGGGCTCCTCCTTCCTGAGGCGGAGGAGAACGAAATAAGGGCGGCGCTCTACACTGGTCTTTCGTACCTCGCTGGGGTCGCGTTCCCCGTTACGCCGTATTTCCTCGCTTCCAGCTCGCTGACTGCGCTCCCCTTCTCGATACTGCTGGCCGGTTCCGCTCTGGCTATAGTGGCAACGCTGATTTCACTCCTTTCCGGAATCTCGATCAGAAAGAAGGTTGCCGAGATGGTGACAACGGGCCTTGGCGCTGCATTCCTTAGCTATCTCTTCGGCCGGCTCATGGAGGCGCTCTTCAACGTCTCGGCGCTTTAG
- a CDS encoding type II toxin-antitoxin system VapC family toxin, translating to MIVIDTSALIKYLLKEGGWREVSEFLRNSGDLASLEMALVEGANAVWKRYNLYKDISLETAQRILDYLHATKGIILYENPLQYLSEGEKIALEHKITVYDALYIAQALKYGTLATSDEKQGEIAKRLGVEVVYL from the coding sequence GTGATAGTAATTGACACCTCTGCTCTGATAAAGTACCTCCTCAAAGAAGGGGGGTGGAGGGAGGTTTCGGAATTCCTCAGAAACAGCGGGGACTTGGCCTCGCTGGAAATGGCACTGGTTGAGGGTGCCAATGCCGTGTGGAAAAGATACAATCTGTACAAGGACATATCTCTTGAAACCGCCCAGAGGATACTCGATTATCTCCATGCCACCAAGGGGATAATACTGTACGAAAATCCGCTCCAATATCTTTCAGAAGGAGAGAAAATAGCCTTAGAACATAAAATCACTGTTTACGATGCCCTCTACATCGCCCAGGCCCTCAAATATGGAACGCTCGCAACGAGCGACGAGAAACAGGGAGAAATAGCAAAAAGGCTCGGCGTTGAGGTCGTCTACCTCTAA
- a CDS encoding multidrug transporter gives MTFLAIVEYYKSALTKSKFSLFSFAIQPVSFIFIVYVISGGRFLASAMAGAMVSFIVGVGMADLPIELVGMKVRSKFYDIIMGLPGSTFEKMLGISVGMSLPALPYLVVLSALLLAQSGASLLAPLLLGGLTLWLWSVSVGMLMGARIKEPLTVMRLSNVTVTLITIFPPVYYPLALLPEKVRPIALLLPTVSASHLMSGGREYGTLAVASLLLWAGLSLGLGILMEMREE, from the coding sequence ATGACCTTCCTGGCGATAGTTGAGTACTATAAGAGCGCCCTTACAAAGAGCAAGTTCTCTCTCTTCAGCTTCGCAATCCAGCCAGTCTCGTTCATATTCATCGTCTATGTCATTAGCGGCGGCAGGTTCCTCGCCTCTGCGATGGCCGGGGCGATGGTGAGCTTTATAGTCGGGGTCGGGATGGCCGACCTGCCCATAGAGCTCGTCGGCATGAAAGTCCGCTCGAAGTTCTACGACATCATCATGGGCCTCCCCGGGAGTACTTTCGAGAAGATGCTCGGAATCTCCGTTGGTATGAGCCTCCCTGCCCTGCCATACTTAGTTGTCCTCTCGGCTCTGCTCCTCGCGCAGTCGGGGGCCTCCCTGCTGGCCCCCCTGTTACTGGGAGGGCTGACCCTGTGGCTCTGGAGCGTCTCGGTTGGGATGCTCATGGGGGCTAGGATTAAGGAGCCCCTCACTGTAATGAGGCTCTCAAACGTGACCGTCACACTCATCACAATCTTTCCGCCGGTTTACTACCCGCTGGCTCTCCTTCCGGAGAAGGTGCGCCCCATAGCGCTCCTCCTGCCGACGGTGAGTGCCTCCCACCTGATGTCTGGCGGCAGAGAATACGGAACTCTTGCCGTGGCTTCCCTCCTTCTCTGGGCGGGCCTTTCGCTGGGATTGGGTATCCTCATGGAGATGAGGGAAGAGTGA
- a CDS encoding 50S ribosomal protein L35ae: protein MARVKALVLAYAGTHEHQDNHHMILKPLGIDDRNEASRLIGRKVVWKTPTGRKVFGKVLKPHGNRGEVKAYFKPGLPGQALGDIVEIL, encoded by the coding sequence ATGGCCAGGGTTAAGGCGCTCGTCCTTGCCTACGCCGGTACGCATGAGCACCAGGACAACCACCACATGATTCTGAAGCCCCTCGGTATCGACGACAGGAACGAGGCGTCGAGGCTGATAGGCAGGAAGGTCGTCTGGAAGACCCCGACCGGCAGGAAGGTGTTCGGGAAGGTTCTCAAACCCCACGGCAACCGCGGCGAGGTCAAGGCCTACTTCAAGCCGGGCCTCCCTGGGCAGGCACTTGGAGACATCGTTGAAATTCTCTGA
- a CDS encoding HAD family hydrolase, with protein sequence MTVYLFDFDGTLVDSTGAVEKALRIAIEKTIPAVIESDLYEDYYKALFLFIKGKLTYQYLGVIHELVAQGTIHEYYKLMPRYIKDFPFAREVVRELRRRGRRVISFSGEHTYPGGKVIFMKKTNWYDEFDEVITFKGTRDMLKKFETLRELYPEEPFVWVDDSPSRFTYVLDENTLFVQKFSPYKSDVALLFDRENFIKIKSIREILSIDDGLAGFEDKP encoded by the coding sequence GTGACCGTGTACCTGTTTGATTTTGACGGCACCCTCGTGGACAGTACCGGGGCGGTCGAAAAGGCCCTCCGAATCGCGATCGAGAAGACAATCCCCGCAGTAATAGAGAGCGATCTGTACGAGGACTACTACAAGGCGCTTTTCCTCTTCATCAAGGGCAAGCTCACCTACCAGTACCTCGGAGTCATCCACGAGCTCGTTGCCCAGGGCACGATACACGAGTACTACAAGCTCATGCCCCGGTACATCAAGGACTTTCCATTCGCCAGGGAGGTCGTCAGGGAGCTCAGAAGACGGGGACGACGTGTGATAAGCTTTTCTGGGGAGCATACGTATCCCGGAGGGAAGGTCATCTTCATGAAAAAGACGAACTGGTACGACGAGTTCGATGAGGTCATAACATTTAAGGGCACGAGGGACATGCTCAAGAAGTTTGAGACACTGCGGGAGCTCTATCCGGAGGAGCCGTTTGTCTGGGTCGACGACAGTCCCAGCAGGTTCACGTATGTTCTGGACGAGAACACCCTCTTTGTCCAGAAGTTCTCCCCCTACAAGAGCGACGTTGCCCTACTGTTTGACAGGGAAAACTTCATCAAGATCAAGAGCATACGGGAGATCCTAAGCATAGACGACGGACTGGCGGGCTTTGAGGATAAACCTTAA
- a CDS encoding mRNA surveillance protein pelota, producing MQIIHEDPKEGKVKVKAETLDDLWHLYHIIDPGDTVYAKTLRKQSQRSDSLRAEKVEVIPVFLGVRAEKINFHKFANQVRVTGPIVYASRDDVPLGKYHTIAIEEGTVVTIQKPRWKEHHIERLKEAVEASKRARVMIIVIDDGEADMAIIREYGVEILKGIRYNLGGKRYNTNRESEEKKFFHDVAKSMEEIINREGIERAIVAGPGFVKEDFYKFLRENYPELAKKVVIEDTSVTGRTGIYEVIKRGTVDKVYHENRVAKEVQLVEKVLENIAKNNGLVAYGLREVEEAVNYGAVETLLVLDELLKGEMREKIEELMDAVRYSRGEVIVVSSEHEGGEKLKALGGLAALLRFRVK from the coding sequence GTGCAGATAATCCACGAGGATCCCAAGGAGGGCAAGGTGAAGGTCAAGGCAGAGACTCTCGACGATCTCTGGCACCTCTACCATATAATCGACCCTGGAGATACCGTTTACGCCAAAACGCTCAGAAAGCAGAGCCAGAGGAGCGACTCCCTGAGAGCGGAGAAGGTCGAGGTTATCCCAGTCTTCCTTGGAGTCAGGGCGGAGAAGATAAACTTCCACAAGTTCGCCAACCAGGTACGCGTTACCGGGCCAATAGTCTACGCCAGCAGGGACGACGTCCCCCTCGGCAAGTACCACACCATAGCGATAGAGGAGGGCACGGTGGTCACGATCCAGAAGCCCCGCTGGAAGGAGCACCACATCGAGCGCCTTAAGGAGGCCGTTGAGGCATCCAAGAGGGCGCGCGTGATGATAATCGTCATAGACGACGGCGAGGCTGACATGGCGATAATCAGGGAGTACGGCGTCGAGATACTGAAGGGCATACGCTACAACCTCGGGGGGAAGCGCTACAACACCAACCGCGAGAGCGAGGAAAAGAAATTCTTCCACGATGTCGCCAAGAGCATGGAGGAGATAATAAACCGTGAGGGCATAGAGAGGGCCATCGTGGCCGGCCCGGGCTTCGTCAAGGAGGACTTCTACAAGTTCCTGCGCGAAAACTACCCAGAGCTGGCCAAAAAGGTGGTCATCGAGGACACGAGCGTGACCGGCAGAACGGGCATCTACGAGGTCATCAAGCGCGGAACAGTTGACAAGGTCTACCACGAGAACCGCGTTGCGAAAGAAGTCCAGCTCGTCGAGAAGGTGCTCGAGAACATAGCGAAGAACAACGGCCTAGTTGCCTACGGCCTCAGGGAAGTCGAGGAAGCGGTGAACTACGGTGCGGTGGAGACGCTTTTGGTTCTCGACGAACTGCTCAAGGGTGAGATGAGAGAGAAGATTGAGGAGCTCATGGACGCGGTGAGGTATTCGAGGGGCGAAGTCATAGTCGTCAGCTCGGAGCACGAGGGTGGGGAGAAGCTCAAAGCTTTGGGCGGCCTTGCGGCGCTACTGAGGTTCAGGGTGAAATGA
- a CDS encoding tRNA (guanine(10)-N(2))-dimethyltransferase — translation MELVEVSEGLVRVLVPKAERIYDAPVFYNPVMALNRDISVLAVKLLEPKTALDALSATGIRGIRYALETPAEEVWLNDINPEAFNLILKNVRLNLGVDGERISEKRIAFRGEKEVVANLDDANRLMAEKFRYFDFLDLDPFGSPVEFLDTALRSIRRRGVLAVTATDTGVLCGAYRHACLRKYLANPIRGELCHEAGLRILIGTVVRYAAKYDLGVDVLLAYYRDHYFRAFLRLKSGARKADESLSNLGYLRQDESGGFEYERGFLPEKPKAHGPLWLGPLKSQGFVEDLLKAAREHPLAHKKTLPFLELLAGELDVPFHYDTHALARRNGLQARKLAEMIEILRGKGYSATKTHFSPVALKTDAPFEEVLGVLKSLQ, via the coding sequence ATGGAACTCGTTGAAGTGAGCGAGGGACTCGTGAGAGTACTCGTCCCAAAGGCCGAGCGCATATACGACGCCCCCGTCTTTTACAATCCGGTCATGGCCTTAAACCGGGATATAAGCGTCCTAGCTGTTAAACTGCTCGAACCCAAAACCGCCCTTGACGCCCTCTCCGCCACCGGAATTAGGGGCATCCGCTACGCCCTCGAAACTCCGGCTGAGGAAGTCTGGCTCAACGACATAAACCCTGAAGCGTTCAACCTGATCCTGAAAAACGTCCGGCTGAACCTCGGCGTTGATGGGGAGCGGATAAGTGAGAAAAGGATCGCTTTTCGCGGGGAGAAAGAGGTGGTGGCCAACCTAGACGACGCGAACAGGTTAATGGCAGAGAAGTTCAGGTACTTTGACTTCCTGGACTTGGATCCCTTCGGCTCGCCGGTCGAGTTTCTCGATACGGCTCTGAGGAGCATTCGGAGAAGGGGTGTTCTTGCCGTCACCGCAACGGACACGGGCGTTTTATGTGGTGCTTACAGGCATGCCTGCCTGAGGAAGTACCTAGCGAACCCCATACGGGGTGAACTCTGCCACGAGGCTGGGCTGAGGATTCTCATCGGGACGGTGGTTAGATACGCGGCCAAGTACGACCTCGGTGTTGACGTTCTCCTCGCGTACTACCGCGACCACTACTTCCGTGCATTCCTGAGGCTGAAGAGCGGCGCGAGGAAGGCCGATGAGAGCCTTTCAAATCTCGGATACCTGCGGCAAGACGAGAGCGGAGGGTTTGAATACGAGAGGGGTTTTCTGCCAGAGAAGCCCAAAGCCCACGGCCCGCTCTGGCTCGGCCCCCTGAAGAGTCAGGGGTTCGTGGAAGACCTTTTGAAGGCCGCCAGGGAGCACCCGCTGGCCCATAAGAAGACGCTTCCCTTCCTTGAGCTACTGGCTGGGGAACTGGACGTGCCGTTTCACTATGACACCCACGCACTGGCCAGAAGGAACGGTCTGCAGGCGAGGAAGCTCGCGGAGATGATTGAAATCCTGCGCGGGAAGGGCTACAGTGCGACGAAGACGCACTTCTCGCCGGTGGCGCTGAAGACCGACGCACCCTTTGAGGAAGTTCTTGGGGTTCTGAAATCCCTCCAGTAA
- a CDS encoding AIR synthase family protein codes for MDQLPPGKLRNKILREVVFPNLGVEDPKVIYGPREGFDSAVLEYDEEHYLVVATDPVIGVPKEAFGFFTYHFAASDVAVFGARPRWLVIDLLFPEGTEKGFLATVMGELNAECKWYGSAIIGGHTGVYPSVAEPTATTTAMGLVRKDELKLPLARPGDKIVVTAKVGLEFAVSAAYFHETELRKLLSFREIRELKRLYRFETVLPDALVAKPFVRGMHDATEGGLTALHEIADNSGVGFRAYAEKLRLDPLVERVLDFYGLEPWSVSSSGTLIAIVPPEKSDSLITELQKNGIIAFELGEFTEEKGRILVEHGEERPFPRFEGDPYVGLYRKEEKSS; via the coding sequence ATGGATCAGCTTCCCCCGGGAAAACTCAGGAACAAGATATTGCGGGAGGTCGTCTTTCCAAACCTCGGTGTTGAAGACCCCAAAGTCATTTACGGGCCGAGAGAGGGCTTTGACTCAGCCGTTCTAGAATACGATGAAGAGCACTACCTTGTGGTTGCCACTGACCCAGTCATCGGCGTACCTAAGGAGGCCTTTGGGTTCTTCACCTATCACTTCGCGGCGAGCGATGTGGCTGTTTTTGGGGCAAGGCCGAGGTGGCTGGTCATTGACCTTCTGTTCCCTGAGGGAACGGAAAAGGGGTTCCTGGCGACTGTTATGGGGGAGCTGAACGCGGAGTGCAAATGGTACGGAAGTGCGATAATCGGCGGCCACACGGGCGTTTATCCGAGTGTGGCTGAGCCAACCGCTACCACCACCGCGATGGGGCTCGTTAGGAAGGACGAGCTGAAGCTCCCGCTGGCCAGGCCCGGTGATAAAATAGTCGTCACGGCCAAGGTGGGCCTTGAATTCGCCGTTTCGGCGGCGTATTTCCACGAGACAGAGCTTAGAAAGCTCCTGTCCTTCAGGGAGATCAGGGAACTGAAAAGGCTCTACCGCTTCGAGACCGTCCTCCCCGACGCGCTGGTGGCAAAGCCCTTTGTTAGAGGAATGCACGATGCAACAGAAGGCGGTTTAACGGCCCTCCACGAGATAGCGGACAACTCTGGGGTGGGCTTTAGAGCCTATGCTGAAAAACTCAGGCTCGACCCTCTCGTGGAGAGGGTTCTCGACTTCTACGGGCTGGAGCCATGGAGCGTCTCCTCAAGCGGGACGCTGATAGCGATAGTCCCACCAGAAAAATCCGATTCTCTAATTACAGAATTACAGAAAAATGGAATTATTGCATTTGAGCTCGGGGAGTTCACGGAAGAGAAAGGGAGGATTTTGGTAGAGCACGGTGAAGAGAGGCCGTTCCCGCGCTTTGAGGGTGACCCCTACGTGGGGCTGTATAGGAAGGAAGAAAAGAGCAGTTAA
- the pepQ gene encoding Xaa-Pro dipeptidase PepQ: protein MRIERIKAFIEEKELDGVLITSKPNLFYFTGSSPVLGGYLVVTLDEAMFIVPELEYEEARETSKVPVEKFKTGKELYERLSSLKLRKLGIEGGTSFSTVQTLREKVGVEEFAAIDEVIKELRIIKTPEEIEVIETACKIADMAMMAALEEISEGKREREIAAKMEYVMKMNGAEKTAFDTIIASGWRSALPHGVASDKRIGRGDLVVIDEGALYRHYHSDITRTIVVGSPNEKQRDIYYAVLEAQRKGVEAAKPSITAKELDTIVRNVIKEYGYGDNFIHSTGHGVGLQIHEWPRVSQQDETVLKPGMVITIEPGIYIPKFGGVRIEDTVVITENGARRLTKTERELI from the coding sequence ATGAGGATCGAGAGGATTAAAGCGTTCATAGAAGAAAAGGAACTTGATGGTGTTCTTATCACCTCAAAGCCAAACCTCTTCTACTTCACAGGAAGCTCGCCCGTCCTGGGGGGATATCTGGTCGTGACCCTCGATGAAGCCATGTTCATAGTTCCAGAGCTCGAATACGAGGAGGCAAGGGAGACCTCAAAAGTCCCTGTGGAAAAGTTCAAGACAGGAAAGGAGCTCTACGAGAGGCTTTCTTCCCTCAAGCTCAGAAAGCTCGGCATTGAGGGCGGGACAAGCTTCTCCACCGTCCAGACGCTCAGAGAAAAGGTAGGCGTTGAGGAGTTCGCGGCGATAGACGAGGTAATCAAGGAGCTGAGGATAATCAAGACCCCGGAGGAGATTGAGGTCATCGAGACGGCGTGCAAGATAGCTGATATGGCCATGATGGCTGCCCTTGAGGAAATAAGCGAGGGCAAGCGCGAAAGGGAGATAGCGGCAAAGATGGAGTACGTCATGAAGATGAACGGGGCGGAAAAGACAGCCTTCGACACGATAATAGCGAGCGGATGGAGATCCGCTTTACCGCACGGCGTTGCCAGCGACAAGCGCATCGGAAGGGGCGACCTCGTCGTCATAGACGAAGGTGCCCTCTACAGGCACTACCACTCCGACATCACCAGAACCATAGTGGTGGGCTCACCCAACGAGAAGCAGAGGGACATATACTATGCTGTCCTTGAGGCGCAAAGGAAGGGCGTTGAAGCGGCCAAGCCTAGCATAACCGCCAAGGAACTGGACACTATCGTCAGGAACGTCATCAAGGAGTACGGCTACGGGGACAACTTCATACACTCGACCGGGCACGGCGTTGGACTGCAGATCCATGAGTGGCCGCGCGTGAGCCAGCAGGACGAGACCGTTCTCAAGCCCGGAATGGTGATAACGATCGAACCGGGCATATACATCCCCAAGTTCGGTGGAGTAAGGATAGAGGACACCGTCGTCATAACTGAGAACGGTGCCAGGAGGCTTACAAAGACCGAGAGGGAACTTATCTGA